In the genome of Artemia franciscana chromosome 20, ASM3288406v1, whole genome shotgun sequence, the window aaaattacatctttcgaatatttttttgctaaaaagaaaaaggaacttTTGGCACATTTACACTTTAATGGTTACCAAACTAAGGCTGGCTGAGTTAGgaaaaatattacttaaattgcgccaaaaaaagataaaggcaAAAGGTCCtagttataataatttttctccagCCTATTAACAAATTATaatgatccgttgatttttgatttaaaatggaatagttgtgggcatcaattcatggctaattatagaaaaaaccaAGTCAAAATGACGTTATAACAGCCGCCCCTACCTTtctcttaaaatattaaatgtgTTTAACTTTTGTGGCTAATAGGAAATAAACATATTAACTGACTTAAAAAGagctaaataatttataaattgtaATTTGAAATTGCAGAAGAAACAGCTCCTTCCTTTATtgatatcaaatataaaaaacaagtgttttcacctgaaagtaaggaaaaacattaaaacttaaaccaacagaaattattacgtatataatgTTCGTCGCtccatcgtcaatacctcactcttacgctaaaatttcaaacttttcctcaattctttaagaatgactactgaatcacaaaggacatttaataagaataaatagctcttttaaaaatacaaaaaaaaattagcgtaaagagcgaggtattgacgacggGACAATCCCCCTTACTCTCTGTCGTTTTCAGAGACTATCCTGCCACCCGGTGGGGCGATCGTCactaaaaatatatgaagttGATTCAAATCAAATGGTTATCCTAGACATTTTTGTGATAACAACAATGCTTATAGAGCATTGCATAGTTAAAACTCTCTTTAGCTGAACCTGTTGTTTGGGAAAGGAGGGTGATTGAACTCTAAGGAAAAGTTTTAAGTGTTTTAGTCCAAACACAAAACTTTCTACAGAGGGTTTTTAGGTTaacatataattaaaaatttaacgtCTTTATTAAACAGAATATGGTGAGACTAGGTGTCAAATGTGTATGCTGGGGTAGGTTGGGATGCTAgcttcgcattttttttttagacggTTGTCACCAGATAAAAGTGgttaaaaagcagaaaatattGTGATAAAAGACTCGAGTTCAAGCTTAAAGAGCAGGTGCTGGGGGCTAGAGGTAGGACATAAGCTAGATAAACCTATTTTCTTGTATATAAAATCATatagaatataaattattaaatatgaaaattattaattattaaaattattatcaataaaaaaaagttattaaataaTCCCTTTCACCTTTATAGCATTTTTGCTGAGATATTAAACGCAAGTTTAAAGAACAGGGGCCTGTGCAATAAACCTGAATGTAACATTTAAAATCCAAAGGAATTTAATTttagtaagaatttttttcgaattaaagtaaagaacaacattTCACAAATAAGCCAGCAGAAGCTTCCCTGTATGAGAAGGATATTGCAAACCCGTAAACCGCTCAGTCTGTAAgctaaaatttgtcattttctttgttagttttagAATGTAAGGCCAAACGCAAGAGTAATATCATaagaaataagtttatttttaaccaCAATGATGAAAGATTAAAAGgccttatttaatttattatcttaaacttttaatttgtaaaCATTTGAAACGCAATTGACAAACAAAACACTTGCAATAACCAATGACAATTTCTATTGCATTCTGGAAAGCTTTTGAGGATATCAAGAACCaaattcttttttgataaatggGGTAAGGGAGTGGTATCCCCTACACAAACAGGGTATATTTTCAGGCTTTAATATCTCTCTCCATTTCtacttaaatattttattatttttattgtaaaacaCTATTAATTGTATAATTGGATCTTTCTATCGGTCAGGTAAATGTGCTGAATGAAATTATATGCTATATATACATTTGTAAGTAACTATATAATTGATAAACATTATGTTGATGAGAGTAACATCAGTATAAGATACATAAATACCATTGCAACATTATTATAATACTATTTAATAACAATATTGTTAttgtaataataacaatatttttattgtaataataacaataacttTTTCAACAAGATCCTATTGAAATATTCCTTTTACAACATAATTCCAACCAATGCTATTATTCTTGGTAAAACTTCTCGTTAATTTTCTCTATTATACGGttgttatattattaatttttatatggGTAATTTCATTTCAGAGATTTATTCTGGTTGCTTTTATTTCTGCTGCTTGTGCTGCCCCTCAGTATCCCAAACCATCCTATTCTGGCTACAAACCCGACTATAAGCCATCATATAAAAGTGATGTAAGTATTGTTTTCTAGATTTTACAATCAAGGTTCTTGATCAATCGTTAACATTCTCATCAAGAGCATGGGCACGACTATCGCTAAATTCGGACATTTAGCATCTAGATGGTATATTGCCCGTCTAGATGGGCATTTAGATGGTAAAGGTAAAGGAACTGCACGATACTTCATAGTTCAAACCCACAGTGCTGAGTTCCATTTAATAACCCTTGAGTAAGGAATTAAAATGAAGGGCTGGGGATCTAGTCAACCCGTCTTTTTACAACTTCTTCCTATTTACCCTCCCTATTTTTCTCCAAGTAGCCAATTCAAGCTGGATTGACTATAACTGAGACTACAGAGCATTATTAACCCCTGTTCCAATCCTAACGATCGGCTACACAAGGACGTGAACCCCAGCCTTCAAAAACATAAGATTTCAAATTCATTGTACCAAACAATACCCAGTACGGTGCTCCCTTGGATCGAAAATTAGGGAGTCTGCTAATTCTCAGACCCAAAGGTGTCTAAAGTCAGGTTGATAGCTTACTAAACCTGTTgtcatttatcttttttactcTATATATATTATTGACTTCTGTTTCCCAAGCATAACGGACTTTATGAAGTGATGGCGCTCTCTATACAATGGAGGCACTATGATGTGATGTAGATTATTTTATCGATTTTTCTGAGAACCAAGGCTAGCAATCAGGATCCTTGGTTTTGAATATCTTTTAATCTGTTGGGTATTAAAATCAGGTAACTACTGGAAAAACTCTCGAAACCACGCCCAAAAGACCTGGACCTGGATTCCGAAGCATGAACTTTAGTTTACAACCGTAAAGATTTATCTCAGACTCATTCCGTTTGTTTCAGAagctttgaaaaggaaaaaaaaatattggaaaatacaatttcaagCTCAAGTATGATAGATTTCTTGTAATAAAAGTACAATATATACCAATACCAGTACAATAATCAGTTTATTTGAGATTATTTTTTGATGAGAAGAAACGCTAATCAGGCGGAGTCATATtgagaaataactcttaataaaGGATGGGGAGGGGTATTTAACCTGGCTGTCTGATACCACTCTGACCAAATTAGAAAGTTCAAGTTATAGCTTATTCTTTAATGAGTTTATTCTGCGACATTTATTCTTGAGCTCATTATTGTATTCAACTTATtgttataatattatatataacgTGTTATTCTAGGGGGTTTTCCTTTTGCACTTATTCTTGGATAAGGGGAAGGTCAAAACCCCCCACTCCCTcacaaaaattctttatttaaccAAGAATTATAAAAGGAACGGACGCAAAAGTATGACATAAAAAGGGGGGATGATCTTGGCTTTTAACGCCCAAAGTGCCtggattgaaaatttaaatcatGTCATTTTTTAAGGCTTTTCCCACCTTATTCTTATATTGAGCTAATTATTACACTGTTATTATGAAATTTTTCTCTCAAGCTTACTTTTTATGAGGAAAGAATTCAATATACATCTGAAATATTTATCGTATCAGGTAGAATAATGTAACAACGAGCACACAATAGGATAAAAGAGGGAGTGGGGAGGGATGGAGTCTGGCTTTTCCTCCCCAAagtatttagtattttaaaaatgtcccaaacttttatatttggtaaaattgccttttttctatggaattttgaaaacttcCTAAGTAATTCAAAATATTAGACAGAAATATAAAGTGCGCAATACAGATTAGAAGCTTTTTAAAGATCAGATTTAAGAAAGAATCATAGGCGTATCAATGAGCTaagatttaattaataataataaaaagaaaaacaagaaagaaaacacttttctaatttaatgGTGATATTacagttttcaaagttttattaaagttttcatatttccccctttttcattctatttttaacattttcgcTGATTGTcctgaaattttccttttttccttaaaaaagccCCACAAGAGGGGCTTCTTTcgtattttttcttctaaaaaggCTTCCTGTCTAACGATTATATTCTTTCAGCACGCCCCAATGCCCTACGATTTTGCTTGGGCAGTAAAAGACGACTACACCTACAATGACTACAACCACCAGGAAACCTCTGATGGTAATGGATACGTCAAGGGTAGTTACCAGACTCTTCTTCCAGATGGACGTGTCCAGACTGTAACCTACACTGCTGATGATTATACGGGGTATGTTGCTGATGTTCAGTATTCTGGcgaaacaaaatatgattacAAGCCAGCATACAAACCATCTTACCCAGCACCAGCATACAAACCATCTTACCCAGCACCAGCATACAAAGCTCCATCTTACCCCGCTCCAGCATACCGAGCACCAACATATGGCCCAAAATACTAGTACCTGAAAAATTAACAATGAACCtatttttatatgatatttctagtaaataaagaataatctaACTGTCAGAGCATTTTTAGGTCTAGACAACAAGAAATATAACCTCTTTTCCTATTGAGAGCTTTCATGCGACAGCTTTTGAAACACATAGGATGCTAATATAAACATAAACTCTAGAATTGGTTTGTTTGATAAGGCATAATAGCACATCAACTTCTTCAACTTaaacttaaactttttctttattcaacttaaaaagtACAAAGACAATATTTTGTTCCAATAGAGAGCAGAGCTCATAAGGCTGtgacagtgcaaaaacataaaaaaaagcaacatcTCATTATGctaataattccaaaatttaacaaggcaaaaaaaaacaaaatagaaaaaaacggaaaagagaAGCAACAAGGATTAGTAAATAACTAAATCGGGCAGGAGGGCCTTGGGAGGGCatcggaacacagggacacaaaaacgaAACACACAAAGAAGAGTTATTATATTTGTGTGttacaaaacacacaaagaaataatttaattttccattgTCAATGTTGAATAATCAAACattagcaaacaatctttaataactgttttttttaattttagctaGGATTTTTGGGAAGGGTCAAACAGAATTTTGTCATTCAGATTATAGTTGTTTGCAATGAAGGATGTTTGGTAcctaatcgaaaaccttgaccGTTCAGAACTTACCAAAGGAACTTGGTACATCCCAGACCTCCGAATCacaaaaattaataactaaAAGAGGGCTCTCCCCTGGACCGTTGCTACttttgatatataaaaatagttttcctAAGTGTCTATCCTATAAGTAAGTGAgtgagtaaaatatttattacccgtatttttcacatggaacaaaacggagtacaatgaaaaaaaaataaaagaaaaaaagggaataaaaacggagagaaatttaaaacacaacatggaaaaatacacAATCAAGAACTGTAGAAGTGTTTCAGCCAGGGTGGTTCCATTTTGCctgaaaattagaaatcaaCCGGTTTACCGCGATACTGGGGGCCTAGCAGttatatttgcagatgatacaatGGAATCTGTTGAAGTTAAAACCCCTCCATTATTGGTCGAGAATATGGCGTCTGAAATGAATTCAGTTATCCGGTGGTTTCTTGTAATCGTTTAGTCCCGAATTTTTCTAAGACAGAATTCATAGTTTTTTGGGATCTAAAAACTATTTAGCAAGATCTAAGCAAGGAGCTGCTAAAGTTAAAGCGAGGTGAATTACATCGCTTTAaacctattaattttttttttttagttcatcagAACTAAGTAGggccaaagacatatttatatcCTCTGATTTTGGAAATTACTCTTCATATGAATGAGCTGAAGCTGAGCCAAAACCACGAGTAACATCAGAACCAATACTAGCAAAATGAACACTGAAATATTCTGCAATAGCTTCATGTCAAGACCAGTTTCATCTATTAATAATTCTGggtgaaaattatgaaaattgcttccaatcttctgcttaattaaataaaaacaagttttttttaactgcaagtaaggagcgaaattaaaacttaaaacgaacagagattattccgtatatgaaaggggttttcccctccgaaatgttccactctttacgctaaagtttgactctttgtcacaactctatttttcaaacaataaaaaaactttagcgtaaagagcaagacgtGCCAgaggggagaacccctttcatgtacggaataatttctgttcgttttaagttttaatgtcgctccttgcttgcagttaaatttttttttttatttaatttctgaacgtttttgaattaatgaatattttgattttggctcaccgaacatgaataattaaaacgaaatttgtatttttttttgttgctaaatggctttctcata includes:
- the LOC136040400 gene encoding adhesive plaque matrix protein-like, yielding MKRFILVAFISAACAAPQYPKPSYSGYKPDYKPSYKSDHAPMPYDFAWAVKDDYTYNDYNHQETSDGNGYVKGSYQTLLPDGRVQTVTYTADDYTGYVADVQYSGETKYDYKPAYKPSYPAPAYKPSYPAPAYKAPSYPAPAYRAPTYGPKY